The nucleotide sequence GTGACGCCGGGCTTGCGCTCCTTGAGCACCTGGCCGACGCCGGTGATCGTGCCGCCGGTCCCGACGCCCGCGACGAAGATGTCGACGTCGCCGGCCGTGTCCTCCCAGATCTCCTCCGCCGTGGTGGCGCGGTGGATGGCCGGGTTGGCCTCGTTGGCGAACTGGCGCGCCCAGATGGCGTTGTCGGTCTTCGCGACGATGTCCTGCGCCGTCTCGACCGCTCCCCGCATCCCGTCGGGGCCGGGCGTCAGCACGATCTCGGCGCCGAACGCGCGCAGCAGCACGCGGCGCTCCTTGCTCATGGTCTCGGGCATCGCGAGGATCACCTTGTAGCCGCGCGCCGCACCGACCATGGCGAGCGCGATGCCGGTGTTGCCGCTGGTGGCTTCGACGATCGTGCCACCGGGCGTGAGGGCTCCGGCCTTCTCCGCGGCGTCGACGATCGCGACACCGATGCGGTCCTTGACGCTGCCGGCCGGGTTGTAGAACTCGAGCTTGGCGAGGATCGTCGCGTCGACGCCCTCGGTCAGCCGGTTGAGGCGGACGAGCGGCGTACGGCCGACGGCCTCGGTGACGTTCTCGTAGATGTGACCTGACATGGCCTGTTCCTCGTGCTCTCGTACGGTGGATGACGACAGGGGGATGCGTGATCGCGTCTCCACTCTAGACGCCGTGCGCCAGCCGCTAGGCTCTTCTGGCGATGACCCCCACCACCCCTGCTCCTGGCGCATCCTCTGGCGCCGTCTCCGTCCGATCCGCACGGGAGGATGCCGTCGCCGCACTGTCGCGCGCGGGCGTCCCCGACCCGGAGGTGGATGCCGAACTCCTCATCGGGCACGTGCTCGGCGTCGGCCGTGGCCGCGTCCAGGCGCTCGTCGTGATGGATGCGGAACTCCCTCCCGAGGACGCCGCGACGCTGCGGTCCCTCGTCGAACGCCGAGCCGCCCGGGAGCCGCTGCAGCACATCACGGGCCGCGCCCCGTTCCGCTCGCTCGAGCTGAACGTCGGGCCGGGTGTCTTCGTACCGCGGCCCGAGACGGAGCAGGTGGCGCAGTTCGCGATCGACGCACTCCGCGCCGTCCCCTCGCCCGAGCCGGTCGCGGTCGACCTCGGCACCGGGAGCGGCGCGATCGCGCTGGCCCTCGCGACCGAGGTGCCGCACGCACGCGTGTACGCGGTCGAGAACTCGCCGGAGGCGTTCATCTGGGCGCGCCGGAACATCGACGAGGTCGGCGCCACGAACCTGACGCCGGTGTTCATCGACCTCGCCGACGCGCTCCCGCAGCTCGACGGGACGGTGGATGTGGTCATCTCGAACCCGCCGTACGTGCCGGACGACGCCATCCCGCGCGATCCCGAGGTCCGGCTGCACGATCCGCACGCCGCGCTCTACGGAGGCCCGGACGGGTTGGATGTGGTGCGCACGATCTCCCGGGTCGCCCAGCGTCTGCTCCACCCGGGCGGCACCCTCGTGCTCGAGCACGGCGAGCTGCAGGGCGCGGCGATCCGCGACCTCCTGACCGCTGACGGCTGGCGCGCTGCCGCGACGCACCGCGACCTCACGACCCGGGACCGCGCGACCACTGCGCTCCGCTGACACCCAAGCCAACAGCTCCTGAGTTTTTCGGCCTCCGACCGCGGGTCGGGCCGAAAAACTCAGGAGCTGTTGGATTGGGCCGTTAGTCGGTGGCTAGGTCGGCGAGGCGCGATTCTTCGTCGGCCTGGATGTTCGACTCGATGACGGGGTCGAGGGCGCCGTTCATGACGGCGTCGAGGTTGTAGGCCTTGTAGCCGGTGCGGTGGTCCGCGATCCGGTTCTCCGGGAAGTTGTACGTGCGGATGCGCTCGGAGCGGTCCATCGTGCGGATCTGGCCCTTGCGGAACTCCGCGGCCTCGGCGTCCGCCTCCTCCTGCTGCCGGGCCAGCAGCCGGGCGCGGAGCACGCGCATCGCGGCCTCGCGGTTCTGCAGCTGGCTCTTCTCGTTCTGCATCGAGACGACGATGCCGGTCGGCACGTGGGTGATCCGCACGGCCGAGTCCGTCGTGTTGACCGACTGACCGCCGGGGCCGGACGACCGGAACACGTCGATCTTGAGGTCGTTGGGGTTGATCTCGACCTCCTCCGGCTCGTCCACCTCCGGGAACACCAGGACGCCGGCGGCGGACGTGTGGATGCGGCCCTGCGACTCGGTCGCCGGCACGCGCTGGACGCGGTGCACACCGCCCTCGTACTTCAGGTGCGCCCAGACGCCCTCGGCGGGATCGGTGGAGCTGCCCTTGAACGCGACCTGGACATCCTTGATGCCGCCGAGGTCGCTGGAGGTCTGCTCGATGATCTCGGCCTTCCACCGCTTGGAGTCGGCGTAGTGCAGGTACATGCGCAGCAGGTCTCCGGCGAAGAGAGCGGACTCGGCGCCGCCCTCCCCCATCTTGATCTCCATGATCACGTCGCGGCTGTCGTTGGGGTCGCGCGGGATGAGCAGGCGGCGCAGCTTCTCGGCCGACTCGGCGACGCTCTGCTCCAGACCGGGGACCTCCTCGGCGAACGCCGCGTCCTCCGTCGCCAGCTCACGGGCGGCGTCGAGGTCGTCGGACAGCTGCTTCCACTCGTTGTACGCGGCCACGATCCGGCTGAGCTCTGCGTAGCGCCGGTTGACGCGCTTGGAGCGGACCGGGTCGCTGTGCAGCTCCGGGTCGGAGAGCTGCTGCTGGAGGTCGTCGTGCTCGGCGATGAGGCTGTTCACCGATTCGAACATGGGGTCTTCTTTCTGGAGGGGTGCTGCCGGGGAACGACGAAGCGCCCGCCCGCCATGCACGGTGGCACGGCGGGCGGGCGCTGATCGCAGCTAGCGGTGGTCGTTCTCGTGGCCGTGCGAGTGCGCGTTGCCGTGGCCGTTGGTCGGCGCCGGCATCGACTTCTGCACCTGCATCAGGAACTCGACGTTGCTCGAGGTCTCCTTCAGGCGGCCGAGGACGATCTCGAGGGCCTGCTGCTGGTCGAGCCCGGCGAGGGCGCGGCGCAGCTTCCACGTGATCTTGACCTCGTCCTGG is from Leifsonia sp. 466MF and encodes:
- the prfA gene encoding peptide chain release factor 1 — encoded protein: MFESVNSLIAEHDDLQQQLSDPELHSDPVRSKRVNRRYAELSRIVAAYNEWKQLSDDLDAARELATEDAAFAEEVPGLEQSVAESAEKLRRLLIPRDPNDSRDVIMEIKMGEGGAESALFAGDLLRMYLHYADSKRWKAEIIEQTSSDLGGIKDVQVAFKGSSTDPAEGVWAHLKYEGGVHRVQRVPATESQGRIHTSAAGVLVFPEVDEPEEVEINPNDLKIDVFRSSGPGGQSVNTTDSAVRITHVPTGIVVSMQNEKSQLQNREAAMRVLRARLLARQQEEADAEAAEFRKGQIRTMDRSERIRTYNFPENRIADHRTGYKAYNLDAVMNGALDPVIESNIQADEESRLADLATD
- the prmC gene encoding peptide chain release factor N(5)-glutamine methyltransferase, encoding MTPTTPAPGASSGAVSVRSAREDAVAALSRAGVPDPEVDAELLIGHVLGVGRGRVQALVVMDAELPPEDAATLRSLVERRAAREPLQHITGRAPFRSLELNVGPGVFVPRPETEQVAQFAIDALRAVPSPEPVAVDLGTGSGAIALALATEVPHARVYAVENSPEAFIWARRNIDEVGATNLTPVFIDLADALPQLDGTVDVVISNPPYVPDDAIPRDPEVRLHDPHAALYGGPDGLDVVRTISRVAQRLLHPGGTLVLEHGELQGAAIRDLLTADGWRAAATHRDLTTRDRATTALR
- the cysK gene encoding cysteine synthase A, with the protein product MSGHIYENVTEAVGRTPLVRLNRLTEGVDATILAKLEFYNPAGSVKDRIGVAIVDAAEKAGALTPGGTIVEATSGNTGIALAMVGAARGYKVILAMPETMSKERRVLLRAFGAEIVLTPGPDGMRGAVETAQDIVAKTDNAIWARQFANEANPAIHRATTAEEIWEDTAGDVDIFVAGVGTGGTITGVGQVLKERKPGVTVVAVEPLDSPILNGGKPGPHKIQGIGANFVPEILDTTVYDEVVDVSFDDALDVAKRLASEEGILAGISSGAIVWAALQLAKRPENTGKTIVAIVCDTGERYISTPLWADLLD